From Pseudothermotoga thermarum DSM 5069, a single genomic window includes:
- a CDS encoding nucleoside hydrolase yields MRIILDCDPGHDDAFAILLAASSKEIELLGVTTVAGNSTLFNTSRNARIVLDMFDIDVPVYPGCAKPILRELVTAPEIHGSTGLDGAQLPQPKRSIESLHAVDFIAQMLEKYDDVVLVPTGPLTNVALFMLKYPHLVKKISSIVLMGGGIAFGNITPVAEFNIFVDPEAAKIVFNSGVPIVMAPLDLTHQIIATDREVERLRKMGDKFNILADLLTFFKSTYRNIFGIEGVPLHDPATIMYLVRPDIFEFDDYYVDVETKGELTCGQTVVDIWKRSGKRPNARVLTKVNRGKFFEIFFEKISQLRG; encoded by the coding sequence GTGAGAATAATACTCGATTGCGATCCGGGGCACGATGATGCTTTTGCAATATTGCTTGCAGCGTCGAGCAAAGAGATAGAACTTCTTGGTGTAACTACAGTTGCTGGCAATTCGACACTTTTTAACACTTCTCGTAACGCAAGGATAGTTCTTGATATGTTCGATATCGATGTTCCGGTTTATCCAGGTTGTGCAAAACCTATTTTGCGTGAGCTTGTAACTGCCCCGGAGATTCATGGTAGCACCGGACTTGATGGAGCCCAGCTTCCCCAACCAAAAAGGAGTATAGAGAGTCTTCATGCAGTTGACTTTATCGCTCAAATGTTGGAAAAATACGATGATGTTGTATTGGTTCCAACTGGTCCACTCACAAATGTTGCGCTTTTTATGTTGAAATACCCTCATCTTGTCAAAAAAATATCCTCTATTGTGCTCATGGGCGGGGGAATAGCGTTTGGAAACATTACTCCAGTTGCTGAATTTAACATTTTTGTTGACCCCGAGGCAGCCAAGATCGTTTTCAACTCTGGTGTACCGATTGTTATGGCTCCGCTAGATTTGACACATCAGATAATTGCGACAGACAGAGAAGTTGAACGTTTAAGAAAAATGGGTGATAAATTCAACATCTTGGCTGACCTGTTGACATTTTTCAAATCAACTTATAGAAATATTTTTGGAATAGAAGGAGTACCGTTGCACGACCCTGCTACGATCATGTACCTTGTAAGACCGGATATCTTTGAGTTTGATGATTATTATGTGGATGTGGAAACCAAAGGTGAACTCACGTGTGGACAAACTGTTGTTGATATTTGGAAAAGAAGCGGTAAAAGACCGAACGCAAGGGTTTTAACAAAAGTTAATCGAGGAAAATTTTTTGAGATCTTCTTTGAAAAAATCTCTCAGCTGAGGGGGTAA
- a CDS encoding YdcF family protein: MIAIVKVLEAFVLPPGLFVTIMVALGFKVYKLKKSLAMVLFFTGVLFYVLSSAVGILIFVQPLEKEFSWVEPFEPDAVVVFGGGVIKTPSGYQLGPNSVFRMLTGINLATKYQVPLIVSGGYIPGTKKIPEAVVMKDFAKNYMPEQMIVVEPAAQNTRQNAKYTEQIAEKYGFKRLYLVTSAVHLKRSILSFKKTTLEIAPYPANYLYDYSIGWIDLLPNKDALNANLSAIHELVGMIYYKLLEL; the protein is encoded by the coding sequence ATGATTGCAATAGTTAAAGTTTTAGAAGCTTTTGTTCTTCCACCAGGCTTGTTTGTAACCATAATGGTTGCATTAGGCTTTAAGGTTTACAAGCTGAAGAAATCTTTGGCAATGGTTTTGTTTTTCACAGGCGTTTTGTTTTATGTATTGAGCAGTGCCGTGGGGATTTTGATTTTTGTTCAGCCGCTTGAGAAAGAATTCAGCTGGGTTGAACCTTTTGAACCAGACGCGGTGGTGGTTTTTGGAGGAGGAGTTATAAAAACTCCAAGCGGTTATCAACTTGGTCCAAACAGCGTTTTTAGAATGCTTACAGGTATAAATCTTGCAACAAAATACCAAGTTCCTTTGATAGTTTCAGGGGGATACATACCTGGAACGAAAAAGATTCCAGAAGCTGTTGTTATGAAAGATTTTGCAAAAAATTATATGCCCGAACAAATGATCGTTGTAGAACCTGCCGCGCAGAATACAAGACAAAATGCAAAGTACACCGAACAAATAGCAGAAAAATACGGTTTCAAGCGATTGTATTTGGTCACATCCGCCGTTCATCTGAAAAGATCAATTTTATCTTTCAAGAAAACCACGCTTGAGATAGCACCGTATCCTGCAAACTATCTTTACGATTACAGCATAGGTTGGATTGACTTGCTACCGAATAAAGATGCTTTGAATGCCAACCTTTCTGCAATTCACGAACTTGTTGGAATGATTTATTACAAGCTTCTTGAGCTTTAA
- a CDS encoding methyl-accepting chemotaxis protein — MGIRFKVVGILLVLVVLTAVVLTTINILQSRKQLLNFAIDALKQKAEKEAVVLGNWIESKISLLNTIAPDFQAYVVIDTLFQRLMMVSLLSGKRKNFEVADFTDWFVVNSQGKAFSSSDLELDLSQKDFFKAIFERGATHYVAPIDWQGERSIVFAVMIPSDEGGAAGILGAVLPQKALQDVISPIKYGKTGYAYVCDLSGRIIAHPNEKYVSKKLSEIDSALKGLEEEVSKAKVSHYSYTLDKAKRMVAMAPIKNADWMLNIAVLESELNEPFIESLRNSFLATAAAIVVSVLIGFIFGRRLTKPIVNLAEFSRGIASGDLTKTISVQSKDEVGQLSKAFESLVHDLKDSVSKILGLGKTANEFAGKLKDNIEKSTELSDKINNLASDARRMLEEISESAGEVNSGIEEISSGAENVAKNAAKLSEKAEELRTKGQKTSSSIQKLAENINAMSKTTEETVTTMEKLVQMSQRIETITNTISNIAEQTNLLALNAAIEAARAGEAGRGFAVVADEIRKLAEESRRSTQSISETLKEIRDLTAVVAKGGEYVAGELKNVIKIMNEAVQNIIEMVEEVSKFSSLTNDLAATSEEQSGAVQEISAAMDKIVRNMEVLKQSFVEVSTAIEQQVNETKGLTNAVDELNQIVKDLQQLASKYKL; from the coding sequence ATGGGAATTAGGTTCAAAGTAGTCGGGATATTGCTGGTCTTAGTTGTTTTAACAGCGGTTGTGCTGACAACTATAAATATTCTTCAATCTCGAAAGCAACTGTTAAATTTTGCAATAGATGCTCTAAAACAAAAAGCTGAAAAAGAGGCTGTCGTGTTGGGAAATTGGATTGAATCGAAAATTTCCCTTTTGAATACTATTGCTCCAGATTTTCAAGCATATGTAGTTATAGATACTTTGTTCCAACGTCTTATGATGGTTTCACTTTTGAGCGGAAAACGCAAAAATTTTGAGGTGGCAGATTTCACAGATTGGTTTGTGGTTAATTCTCAAGGAAAAGCCTTTTCATCAAGTGACTTAGAACTTGATTTGTCGCAAAAAGATTTCTTCAAGGCTATTTTTGAAAGAGGAGCGACTCACTATGTGGCTCCAATCGATTGGCAAGGTGAAAGATCTATAGTGTTTGCAGTGATGATTCCTTCCGATGAAGGAGGAGCGGCTGGTATCCTTGGAGCAGTTCTTCCACAGAAAGCTTTACAAGATGTAATTTCCCCCATCAAATATGGAAAAACAGGATATGCATATGTATGTGATCTTTCAGGTAGAATAATCGCCCATCCGAATGAGAAATATGTTTCAAAAAAGCTGAGTGAAATAGATTCAGCTCTAAAAGGTCTTGAAGAAGAAGTTTCAAAGGCAAAAGTTTCACATTATTCGTATACCCTTGATAAAGCTAAAAGAATGGTTGCCATGGCGCCGATTAAGAACGCAGACTGGATGCTGAATATTGCGGTTTTGGAATCAGAATTGAACGAGCCGTTTATCGAATCTCTCAGAAATAGCTTTCTTGCAACTGCAGCGGCAATCGTCGTAAGCGTTTTGATAGGTTTTATCTTTGGAAGAAGGTTGACAAAGCCAATAGTAAATCTTGCAGAGTTTTCAAGGGGAATAGCTTCAGGTGATCTAACCAAAACGATTTCCGTTCAAAGCAAAGACGAGGTTGGTCAGCTATCAAAAGCTTTTGAAAGTTTGGTTCACGATTTGAAAGACAGCGTTTCAAAAATACTTGGGCTTGGAAAGACTGCGAACGAATTTGCTGGAAAATTGAAAGACAACATAGAAAAAAGCACAGAACTTTCAGATAAGATAAACAACTTGGCCAGCGATGCTCGCAGAATGCTTGAAGAAATTTCAGAATCTGCAGGCGAAGTCAACAGTGGTATTGAGGAAATATCTTCCGGTGCTGAAAACGTTGCCAAGAATGCCGCAAAACTTTCGGAAAAGGCTGAGGAACTTAGAACTAAAGGTCAAAAAACCTCTTCTTCAATACAAAAGCTTGCGGAAAATATAAACGCTATGTCAAAAACAACTGAAGAAACCGTGACAACGATGGAAAAACTCGTTCAAATGTCGCAAAGAATCGAAACTATCACAAACACCATATCCAATATAGCCGAGCAGACCAACTTGCTTGCTCTCAACGCCGCCATAGAAGCTGCAAGGGCTGGTGAAGCCGGAAGAGGATTTGCCGTTGTTGCCGACGAAATAAGAAAGCTTGCAGAAGAAAGCAGAAGGTCAACCCAAAGCATTTCCGAGACCTTAAAAGAAATAAGGGATTTAACAGCTGTTGTTGCCAAAGGCGGAGAATACGTAGCAGGAGAGCTTAAGAATGTGATTAAAATCATGAACGAAGCCGTTCAAAATATCATCGAAATGGTTGAAGAAGTTAGCAAATTCTCTTCGCTTACAAATGATTTGGCCGCCACAAGTGAAGAGCAAAGTGGGGCTGTTCAAGAAATATCAGCCGCTATGGACAAAATAGTGCGCAACATGGAGGTTTTAAAACAATCGTTTGTCGAGGTTTCAACGGCTATAGAACAACAAGTGAATGAGACGAAAGGTCTAACAAATGCGGTGGATGAGCTCAACCAAATTGTTAAAGATTTGCAGCAGTTAGCTTCGAAGTACAAGCTTTGA
- a CDS encoding CoA-binding protein — protein sequence MNPKEFKKIAVIGASRNREKYGNKIVRDLASKGFEVYPVNAYADEIEGMKCFKSLEELPKEVELLVFVIPPDQGFQEVQKAVELGFRRFWFQPGAGSKEIENFLKSRNIQYAMGRCIMVETSF from the coding sequence ATGAACCCAAAAGAGTTTAAAAAAATAGCAGTCATAGGAGCCAGTAGAAACAGAGAAAAATACGGCAACAAAATAGTTAGAGACCTTGCCTCAAAAGGTTTCGAAGTTTATCCAGTCAACGCATACGCCGACGAAATAGAAGGTATGAAGTGTTTCAAATCTTTGGAAGAGCTTCCAAAAGAAGTTGAACTTTTGGTTTTCGTCATACCCCCAGATCAGGGATTTCAAGAAGTCCAAAAAGCAGTTGAACTTGGTTTTAGAAGATTTTGGTTCCAACCAGGAGCTGGTTCCAAGGAAATAGAAAATTTTCTAAAAAGCCGGAATATTCAGTATGCAATGGGAAGATGCATAATGGTTGAAACAAGCTTTTAA
- a CDS encoding M20 metallopeptidase family protein: MLSNETLALKDEVVELRRHFHMYPEIGFDLYKTSQFVADYLEKLGLEVKRNVAKTGVVAVLRGAKKGKTVLLRADMDALPLQELNEVPYRSKIDGAMHACGHDAHTAILLVAAKILKDHASEIQGNVVFVFQPSEEKFPPGGALPMIEEGVLDDPKVDYAFGIHVWNALECGKIGVRPGPMMACADEFKIVLVGKGGHGATPHVCNDPIVGACNLVMALQTIVSRRVDPLDSAVVTVGKVESGTAFNIIPEHAVMEGTVRALKEETRLLVKKEIQHLVKKIADAHHLKAEIDYKDGTPPLVNDEKMTQFVAKVAEKVVGKKNVVLVPPTMGGEDFSFFLQKVPGCFYLLGSANKKKGLDKPHHSPYFDIDEDCLPIGVEMHVQVVKNLLCKV, translated from the coding sequence AACCTCGCAGTTTGTGGCCGATTATCTTGAAAAATTGGGATTGGAGGTCAAAAGAAACGTTGCCAAAACAGGTGTTGTAGCTGTGTTGAGAGGTGCAAAAAAGGGAAAAACGGTACTTTTAAGAGCCGACATGGATGCGCTTCCATTGCAAGAACTTAACGAGGTTCCTTATAGATCAAAGATCGATGGAGCAATGCACGCATGTGGTCACGATGCTCACACCGCCATTTTACTTGTTGCGGCAAAAATTTTGAAAGATCACGCGAGTGAAATACAAGGTAATGTGGTTTTTGTTTTTCAACCTTCCGAAGAAAAATTTCCTCCCGGTGGAGCTTTGCCGATGATTGAAGAAGGAGTTTTGGATGATCCGAAAGTGGATTATGCCTTTGGAATACACGTTTGGAATGCTTTGGAATGTGGAAAGATCGGTGTTAGACCTGGTCCAATGATGGCTTGTGCCGACGAATTTAAAATAGTTCTTGTGGGAAAGGGGGGACATGGAGCCACTCCTCATGTTTGCAACGATCCAATAGTTGGAGCCTGCAACTTGGTTATGGCTTTACAAACAATTGTGAGCAGAAGAGTAGATCCACTTGACAGCGCGGTTGTAACCGTTGGAAAAGTCGAATCTGGAACGGCTTTCAACATAATTCCAGAACATGCCGTAATGGAAGGAACGGTACGAGCTTTAAAAGAAGAAACGAGATTGTTGGTCAAAAAAGAGATTCAACACTTAGTCAAAAAGATTGCCGATGCACACCACTTGAAAGCTGAAATAGATTACAAAGACGGCACACCACCGCTTGTGAACGACGAAAAAATGACGCAGTTTGTCGCAAAGGTGGCTGAAAAGGTCGTGGGTAAGAAAAACGTGGTTTTAGTTCCACCAACTATGGGTGGGGAAGATTTTTCGTTCTTTTTGCAAAAAGTTCCTGGTTGTTTTTATCTACTTGGCTCTGCCAACAAAAAGAAGGGATTGGATAAGCCCCATCATTCACCGTATTTCGACATAGACGAAGACTGCTTACCCATAGGTGTAGAAATGCACGTTCAAGTAGTGAAAAATTTACTTTGCAAAGTATGA